In Triticum aestivum cultivar Chinese Spring chromosome 5B, IWGSC CS RefSeq v2.1, whole genome shotgun sequence, the following proteins share a genomic window:
- the LOC123117648 gene encoding phosphoglycerate mutase-like protein AT74H — protein MAAATRCAPAPAASPRPRSRHRLQCRCCEDTLGVPRRRAQASSGAREQEQQQQQHYFPELRPLLYPAPPPRPRRIVLVRHGQSEGNVDEGAYTRVPDPLIGLTPKGQRQAEDCGRRLHRLLSSGHGDDEEEDGDDDWKVYFYVSPYRRTLETLRGVGRAFDARRIAGVREEPRIREQDFGNFQDREKMRVEKEIRRRYGRFFYRFPDGESAADVYDRITGFRETLRADIDIGRFQPPSPPGAPPAPEMNLVLVSHGLTLRVFLMRWYKWTVRQFEGLANLDNGGTLVMQTGEGGRYSLLVHHTVDELREFGLTDEMIDDQMWQRTARPGELNYNFITNGPSFFTHFS, from the exons ATGGCGGCGGCCACCAGGTGCGCCCCGGCGCCAGCGGCGTCGCCGCGACCCCGGTCCCGGCACCGGCTGCAGTGCCGCTGCTGCGAGGACACGTTGGGCGTCCCGCGCCGCCGCGCGCAGGCGTCGTCCGgagcgcgggagcaggagcagcagcagcagcagcactacTTCCCGGAGCTTCGCCCGCTGCTgtacccggcgccgccgccccggccgcggCGCATCGTGCTGGTGCGGCACGGGCAGAGCGAGGGGAACGTGGACGAGGGCGCCTACACGCGCGTCCCCGACCCGCTCATCGGCCTCACCCCCAAGGGACAACGCCAGGCCGAGGACTGCGGCCGCCGCCTGCaccgcctcctctcctccggccacggagacgatgaggaggaggacggcgacgacgactGGAAGGTCTACTTCTACGTGTCCCCGTACCGGCGCACCCTCGAGACGCTCCGCGGGGTCGGCCGCGCCTTCGACGCCCGCCGCATCGCCGGCGTCCGCGAGGAGCCCCGCATCCGCGAGCAGGACTTCG GGAACTTCCAGGACCGGGAGAAGATGCGGGTGGAGAAGGAGATCCGGCGGCGGTACGGGCGGTTCTTCTACCGGTTCCCGGACGGCGAGTCGGCGGCGGACGTGTACGATCGGATCACGGGCTTCCGGGAGACCCTCCGCGCCGACATCGacatcggccgtttccagcccccCTCGCCGCCCGGTGCGCCGCCGGCGCCGGAGATGAACCTGGTGCTGGTGTCGCACGGACTGACGCTGCGGGTGTTCCTGATGCGGTGGTACAAGTGGACGGTGCGGCAGTTCGAGGGCCTGGCGAACCTGGACAACGGCGGCACGCTGGTGATGCAGACCGGCGAGGGCGGCCGATACAGCCTGCTGGTGCACCACACCGTGGACGAGCTGAGGGAGTTCGGGCTCACCGACGAGATGATCGACGACCAGATGTGGCAGCGGACAGCAAGGCCCGGCGAGCTCAACTACAACTTCATCACCAACGGCCCCTCCTTCTTCACCCATTTCAGCTAG